A region of Dioscorea cayenensis subsp. rotundata cultivar TDr96_F1 chromosome 5, TDr96_F1_v2_PseudoChromosome.rev07_lg8_w22 25.fasta, whole genome shotgun sequence DNA encodes the following proteins:
- the LOC120261698 gene encoding PLAT domain-containing protein 3-like produces the protein MFPRAIPLILLILCIISSFTESRVHNETINKINRDDACVYTLYVQTGQKVAAGTDSNINLTLSGDHGHGVAIHNLKAWGGLMGSKHDYFEAGNLDIFSGRAPCLPATPCKIRLTTDGTGSFPAWYCDYVEVTTTRPGSLCAKTNFSVGQWLNIFTLYTANVDYCSKTEDGNRLPAAPLLLPA, from the exons ATGTTTCCAAGAGCCATCCCTCTGATCCTTCTCATCCTCTGCATCATCTCCTCCTTCACA GAAAGTCGTGTGCACAACGAGActattaacaaaatcaaccgTGATGATGCGTGCGTGTACACACTGTACGTCCAAACGGGACAGAAGGTGGCAGCAGGCACAGACTCAAATATTAACCTGACACTCAGCGGAGATCATGGCCATGGAGTCGCCATCCACAACCTGAAAGCTTGGGGTGGCCTCATGGGTTCCAAACATGACTACTTCGAGGCTGGCAATCTGGACATTTTCAGTGGCCGTGCACCTTGCCTTCCCGCAACTCCCTGCAAGATTAGACTTACCACCGATGGCACCGGCAGCTTCCCCGCCTGGTACTGTGACTATGTTGAGGTTACTACTACTCGCCCTGGAAGCCTTTGTGCCAAAACAAACTTCTCCGTCGGGCAGTGGCTCAACATCTTTACGCTCTATACTGCCAACGTTGACTACTGTTCTAAGACGGAGGATGGTAATCGCTTGCCGGCGGCACCACTCCTGCTTCCGGCATGA
- the LOC120262317 gene encoding probable trehalose-phosphate phosphatase 6: MTKKNVVVPEAVAIAVAAPHGSAPLFPYPPPRASGGGAAGGFGIGRMLLTQLELGGRINAWVESMKASSPTHAKAAATLAAFPSTESSSSWIVKHPSALEVFDEIISQSKGKQIVMFLDYDGTLSPIVDDPDRAFMSDAMRAAVRNVARYFPTAIVSGRCRDKVYDFVRLAELYYAGSHGMDIKGPVKGPRYTKAKAKAVLFQPASEFLPMIDEIYKALLEKTKSIPGAKVENNKFCVSVHYRCVEEQKWVPLAEQVKAVIKEYPKLRITQGRKVLEIRPTIKWDKGKALEFLLESLGFANCNNVLPVYIGDDRTDEDAFKVLRERGQGFGILVSKIPKETNASYSLEEPSEVMDFLHRLVDWKRASLKARSRSVGSIRTSNP, translated from the exons ATGACGAAGAAGAATGTGGTGGTGCCGGAGGCGGTGGCCATAGCGGTGGCAGCGCCGCATGGTTCAGCACCGCTTTTCCCTTACCCACCGCCAAGAGCCAGTGGAGGCGGAGCCGCTGGAGGCTTTGGCATAGGCAGGATGCTGCTGACACAACTGGAGCTTGGGGGAAGGATCAACGCTTGGGTTGAGTCCATGAAGGCATCTTCTCCTACCCATGCCAAGGCTGCGGCCACACTCGCCGCCTTTCCTTCCACTGAGAGCTCTAGTTCTTGGAtt GTGAAACATCCTTCCGCCCTTGAGGTTTTTGATGAAATCATTAGTCAATCTAAGGGGAAACAGATAGTGATGTTCTTGGACTATGATGGGACTCTTTCCCCCATCGTTGATGATCCTGACCGTGCTTTCATGTCTGACGCT ATGAGAGCAGCAGTGAGGAACGTTGCTAGGTACTTCCCTACAGCGATTGTGAGTGGACGGTGCCGTGACAAG GTGTATGACTTTGTGAGATTAGCTGAGTTATACTATGCCGGAAGCCATGGCATGGACATCAAAGGTCCTGTCAAAGGACCACGCTATACCAAAGCTAAG GCCAAAGCAGTTCTCTTTCAACCAGCTAGTGAGTTCCTCCCAATGATAGATGAG ATTTATAAAGCATTGCTGGAGAAAACCAAATCTATACCTGGAGCCAAAGTGGAAAACAATAAGTTTTGTGTCTCTGTTCACTACCGTTGTGTGGAGGAGCAG AAATGGGTGCCATTGGCTGAACAAGTGAAGGCAGTGATCAAAGAGTACCCCAAGTTGCGGATAACTCAAGGAAGAAAG GTGTTGGAAATCCGCCCTACTATTAAATGGGACAAGGGGAAGGCCCTGGAGTTCTTGCTAGAGTCTCTAG GATTTGCCAACTGCAACAACGTATTGCCAGTCTATATAGGCGATGATCGCACAGATGAAGATGCATTCAAG gTGTTAAGAGAAAGAGGACAAGGTTTTGGTATTCTTGTCTCAAAGATCCCAAAGGAGACAAATGCCTCCTATTCTCTCGAAGAGCCCTCTGAG gTGATGGACTTTTTGCATCGCCTTGTCGATTGGAAGCGCGCCTCACTTAAAGCTCGGTCGAGGAGTGTAGGAAGTATCCGAACCTCCAATCCTTGA